In the genome of Bombyx mori chromosome 13, ASM3026992v2, the window ttacgttcataaaataattatgctttggattttattaagaaactagcgacccgccctgtCTTCGCTTCGAggactgtaatttattattgatcttattgaatattcttttatacaaatctggtCCTGACagaaacaaacattaaaaaaagaacgtaggtaataaacaaaaaatctaatctttcGTCTTCTTAAATTAATGGTCCACTATATTGGCGATAATGGCTTACAAATAAACGATAGTTATATGATAAAAAATTCCATTTTACATATTATGGTATATGTAACTCAAACGGTTTTTACGACGCACTCAAAAATAGATCGCACATGGCagttttttcctttttatttgaCACTTAACATTTTGGGTAATTCGcacaacatttttataaattactagctgacacgtcagacttcgtagtgcctccattgttaaataaaacacctaagcttttgtataaaataaacttaaaacaaaccaaagaaATCCGTATGACGGgggggaaataaaaaaacaaaattgttatttttatttaattccaagcattttcatatttatctaccttttaaaccttgtctggacttccacaaataattcaagaccaaaattagccaaatcggttcagccgttctcgagttttagcgagactaacgaacagcaattttttttttttttcctacctaacctggtagccttgagaggctattccagcgtaaccctaacgtttgtaggtgagctcacggggctcaaacctgacgacgatgctaacacgaaccctagcaagagccgtgcttcgcagaatctaccactggatcggaaacgcgacccactgagaagattcggcgagaaactcagtgggctgtgtcggagttaattcgctcgtcgagcccttcgtcacaagcgacgggttcgacgaggacggtgatcgggcAACCACTAGAATAAGCTCACGGTATATGCAAGAATCACTAATCAAATCAATGAGGCAGTTAAGTACTACTATATTGCTCACAAGGATTGAGAAGGAACTCACACTAGTTTCTTAACATGCTGAATGCTGTGGCCCACCAATGGGCCTAGTGTACTATACCATTCAGGCCAAGCCAAAATCAGGGAAttagtaatttttatcaacttcaaTTCGATAATTTGCACGGAAGGTAACAATTAGCAACTTTTAGCGCCTAGTTCTtaagacattttaaaataactaaaactttCTATTGGATTTGAAAACAAAGACATTTGGCTCAGTTAAAGGCCGCGCGGCTCACTTCCGTACGCGATTTGTTTTATAGCTGCAATCTGTAGCTTGTTTACGTAGGTTACGTGTGAAGTGTTTACGTAGTGATGGGTGATCCTCATGGCCCGAATGGTTCAGTAAGATAGGGCTCAGCAGACCATCAGAGTACTTTCAGATACAATCAGatattatgaaatatatatatttttaaatacaaaacttaGTTCCATCCAAAAAAACACCATTgacttattttaagtttttttattgcttaaattatgAAGCAGGCCTGCCACGTCCATAGCCTCCCTTCTGCAAATAGAAATATTTTCTTTGAATAATTTAggcaattaatatttaaatataataaaacacaaaGCAACAAAACTGGTTTCAGACATGCTTTCTTCTCAACAAAACAAGCAAATTTTGTTGGTTTAACCCGATGGGACCTGTAGTTATGTGATAAACATATTTCAGGATTGTTTCAGATCATAAAATATTGTCACAGACCCTCTTAAAAAGTCTAAAACTTTTTCGAAAAGAGTACCAGGTAATCCAACATATTTAgttaatatacatacaatacaacTAGTTCAAACACATTAATGaagaattacaaaaataaatttgtattttcatattataagcaTGTCGGATAACAGGAGTAGATTTTACTGAAGTCTACTGTATGTTTCAGGTGCTTGTAACTTTTCAATCCAGTCTACAATTATACGGCACAACAATATAGGACTTACAAATTCAAGATCAGCTGAGCCTGGACCAACATCAGCCTTTTTATCATGAGGTGCAACACCAGGGGCAGCAGGAGTACGTCTGTATGCAGATCTGTCCTCAGCAGAGCGGGCTGGGGCATCAGGACGACCAACAGGGCCACGGCGTACTGTCTCTGTACGTACTGAGCGCTTAAGTGTTGCAGGCACAATTTCAGGAGGAAGGTGCAAGAATATTCTCAAGTATTCAATACCCTCATTGGTTAGGTACCTGAagaaaattttagaaaaaatatttataaaaattaaggtTAGACAAAGAAATAGTAGATTTTATTTAGTGCCCAGATGTGTTTAGGGGTCACTAGATCCCATAAATATAAACAAGAATGCCATTTGCCTTAAGACATGAGCTCAGTCTCAACTTTATAGTGCAACAGGTGTCCCCCTCCCCTCAAACTGGAACCCAGATGAAGCCGGAATACAAAGGCGGTTTACAAAATACCCCAATACCAGTAGAGTTCAGATTGAACACTTAGAGAACACCAATATCCATTTTTCACTAAAACCTTAAGTTGCAATTTATGAAATCCAGAAGAGATGCAGTGTTGATATTACGGGTTGACACCACACAAGACACGATATGAGAATTAAATAATCCATTGAAAAGGTAAGTGATCTAAACAAAAATGTCTAAAATCAACAACATCAGATGTTTAAAGGTTGGTATTTCTCTGAAGGTAAGCAGCTTTTTTTTCAGATTCGTCATTTTGGTtgacaaaaaaaagttattagtgaaattaatttaatgcgCCAAacaattcatattattattaatgtgtaCTCTATTGCACACCTAAACAACAGACATTGATTGACAGATATAAGTTAATCTCAATATTTAACATTCTCAACAAATTGttaaaaggtataaaatattagtgtttatattaaattagtgtAGTTGATACAGAATTCTATGAGAATCGTATCATTACATTAAATCTATGAAAATTACGACAAATAATAGACAACACatgaaacataataaatatctaCCAGTAAAAGTGCCTCCAGGCAAACTGTTCTTTGACATAACCTCTGGACTTGAGTGATTGCATAGCTTTGATAACTTGGAGGTTAGGAATCTTCTCTAGTTCAGTATGCTTCGGTGCATGATAGTCTTTTTTGGCCACCATGACTCCCTCTTTAAAGAGGTACTCATAAATAGCAACACGGTTTTGTTTGGGCATCAACATCTTGAAAGCCGCCTAAAACAACAAATTATTGGGTTAAGACATACAAGTGAAAAAAACGTAGCACTTCTTGAAATATATTCATCACAAGATTACGCAATAACTTTTTTCTTCACTTATAACACTTATAATAAGTAATATGCACTGATTAATGTATTTAAGATCGATTTTATAAGAAAAACTGTACTACCTGTAGGCTAACTTAACACAGAAAAGAGCAAGGGGATTGAAGGGAAGTTTGTTGAAAGCTGTCAACTGTCAAATAGCAATCAATCGACAATCATCAACTTTGAATTCATACAGCCAAATCTTTTGTAGGGAAGacataatatgaatattaaCTGAAATGTAAAATTGGAATGAATGGAATGAAATGACTAAAGGAAACGAAATTCAATGAGatgttgtgtgtgtgtttatatGAGCGCGCGCGTGCATGCATGTGTTAAAGTGAGTTTCGTCGAAATGAggttatttcatttaatttcattgaacACCTACAAATGTTTTACATCcatgttgttttatttccatTAAATAGTGTCCGACTAACTTTTCATACTCGTACAAGAGACATACTTTAAGCGCTTACTACAGCAGATTTTGCTTGTAGTCAACATATCGTTTGTAGTAgcataaaaaatgaagaaaatttaTCAGTTACTTCATTTactttcatcccaattgattaaagtctcaGATTACAGATTTCGTTTCGTTTCGATTCATGTCATGCTTcttaataatcaacttcatttcatttcataatatcatttttcatggcCGTTTTCCATTTACCATTATTTAATGGTAGTTTTCTAATTACACAGAATAAtccgactcagtgacgcacaatgccgaattatgcggaagcttagttgagcattatgccgtataatgcgctcttgtgctgtaattggaaaacggcccaTATAGagaaaagttttcattaaaattaaaataagacttgacctaaaggtcttagtaaccaggtcataaaatcccttaaaaaaaatcaattcatGTCATCAAATGTCATGTTAGGTTATATTAATTACAGAGCAGACtacgaatttcaatttaatttaatgtcaaAGTTTAACTACTTTGTCAACTGGACAATTAATATTCTAAGCTTAAAATAAGtgttacttttaattaaaatggatTTTCAAAATCGCCCTGGCGGTAAAACTGGTGGAGGAGGTGTAGCGTCATGGTCGGAAAGTAACAGAGACCGGCGGGAGAGATTACGACAGCTTGCACTAGAAACAATAGATTTAAACAAAGATccatattttatgaaaaatcatTTAGGTGAGTAATAAACGTTAGTTATAACTTCAACATGTTAACCTCGTTCACTTCACAAACGTAAACTTCATTTTTAGGGTCCTATGAATGTAAACTTTGTTTAACCCTGCATAACAATGAGGGAAGTTATTTGGCTCACACGCAAGGGAAGAAGCATCAAGCCAATTTGGCACGTAGAGCTGCAAAGGAAGCCAAAGAAGCGCCTCAACAGCTTGCCCCGGAAAAACCTAGAATTGAACCTAAGAAATTTGTGAAGATTGGTAGACCTGGTTACAGAGTAACAAAACAGAAAGATCCTGAAACTGGACAGCAGAGCTTGCTCTTCCAAGTAGATTATCCAGGTACAGTCATTTCAATGATTATGAAAagtgaaattgaaataaaagtagtttaaatagGTTTtcttttacaattattatatttctaatcTTTTActctttaaaatttattttaagtcatttaGATGAAATAATTCTTATTAACCATACTAAAAAGAGGAACAGATATTCAAATgctgtgtaatattttttttagagatTGCAGAGGGTGTTATACCTAGACATAGATTTATGTCTGCTTATGAACAGAAGATTGAGCCTCCAGACCGCAGATGGCAGTATTTGTTATTTGCAGCAGAGCCTTATGAAACTATTGCATTTAAAGTCCCTAGCAGAGAAGTTGAAAAGCATGATTCAAAATTCTGGACTCATTGGAACAAGGACACAAAGCAGTTCTTTTTGCAGTTTGCATTTAAGATGGATCAGTTACGCATGCCTCCCCCCCATCCCAAAATGTGGGAGGGTCATAGCATGAGGTTGCCTCCACCTCCTGGAGCACCGATGTTGGGAGTACCACCGCCACCACCATTATTACCAGTGCCCCCACCACCACCCTCTATGTAATTAGttgatatttttccaataaagtTTTTGacatacatttaatttaatttcattaattaacaCTCTTTTCTGTTCAATTATGGTCTTTTTGTACTTTAATGTCAAGATGTTTTTAaacgaaaatacaaaaatttccaatatacataaaaaaaattattgctaacGATTGTGTCTTGACTTCAATTCCTGTAATAGGTCACCAGTAAGTAACCCTTAATGCCATGTAGGATGTGAGCTTGCATTCCAAATAGTCTTTTGATACCTACTTTGAGTTTGTAGGAAGTGTGATTAGCATAATAATGTAGCTTTTAGGAATGCGTTGGGTATCTTATCCTCTTGACCATGATGACTTTTCTTAAGAATCCTTAGTAGGAACATATTACTTCAGTCCTGGGTTTACCTAGTTCTACCTCCTTGGTGtgtttaaatgttatttaaaaaaagtgtttagAATGGTAATAAAAAGGGAGTTTTTCATTAAAAGATATATATGTCATAACTATGATAAAagctttttcttttcaatttcgTACAAATATCTCAATTCCAATTTGAACAACTTATCTTTGTCTATGTCTTTTACAAATCGTTTTCACACACTCATGGTCGCAAGTTAATAATCTTACCCCGTCCTTATGGTACTAATTAAATAGTAATaactactaaataaataaaataaaactcagtgtTGGTAAAATGAACATGAATCGGCAAAATTTGATGTAgccattttaataataatcattcTTGCTTGACTACCTATAGGTTCTTTTCAAATAAACAACTAATACACCTCGCAAACtcactaccttttttttttcggcgcggaggccgaacctcctacgaggttccCGCGCCttgggggcgcgcggggtatgtgggacttgacgatctgcaaggtgttgggagcagaccgcgggcccaaggaattttagggctctaccgcactaaacaactcccctgcactcttacacccgacgtccgatctccgtccggggtcaaaacccgtcagagtagggggttcccgcggtcaacactacaaccagacacgtgGCGCCACAACATAACACAAATGTACGTAATtacaattttacattttttttcttacctaagctgatattcTCTcaagaccatatcagcgtcaccgaccgagtaggtgagctcgcggggctcaaacctgacgttgttgctaacccGAACCCTcgaaagagccgtgcttcgcagaatctaccaccggctcggaaacgcgacccactgagaagatccggtgagaaactcagtgggctgtgtctgtgggttaatatactcgtcgagcccttcgacgggttcgacgagaacgatgaccggtgcttggagtacCTGCACCGttggtggatcgggaggatccgagatgacgtgttttgggtgacgtcgactgtttaccattcggtccgcaggatcaggaatgtagttaccggcggccacgacggGAGGGAGAAGAGAGGATTTATCGAAATGGAATATTACATAAACAATACCGGAATCAACtgtaattcaattcaaaatacatattatctatataattgCATCCCCCATCGGCCGTTTCTCCCACCTATTCGctcgtagcctaaggggctattttaaCTGCTCGCCAATGACGCTGCCTTATTGACGCTAATTCTAACTTAAGCACGTTAAAACGAAATTCGAAATGTTGCAGATAAAAATGATGAACTCtttagttaaatattttataacataaaaaatttaatttcaaattttgatGCTGCCACGCAGTATTTTATGCCCTATCAAAGGATTTACATTATTATGCCCTATGTATGTGTAATGTAAAGTGAATTCAAAATCAAACAGTCGAATAATTTGACTTAGATTTCTGATTTTAAATCtcgtttattgtttaaaatctaTGATTCTGCGTGGCACGGAACGTATTTTAACGGTTCGTTGCAGCTGTTCGTTTGTTGAAtagatattattgtttattattaccAAGCGTCAATGCATAAAACCAACCGTCCAGTTTCCCGCGCCACATCGCAGTTCTGTTCAGTTCTCGGTTTCGGTCCAAGTCAAATTCCTTCTCTTAACTTTATAAGCTAGGTATTATAATTAACTGTCcatatattaaacagttaattaaatacatatgtaatacgaaatctattttattcattaataatttaatacattaaCAGATCGTTCTCGTCGTTCCGGAAAACTATTTCCGAAGAACGCGATTCTTCAAATATATTCAGCATGTTTTCAAAAGCTAAGCGGTTTGAACCACTTGGTAAGTTTATTCACTACAGTTTAATAATGAATAGAACTAATAAACTTTCCACATTTAACGGTCCCCGGATACAATTTTCTACTATACCATAGGCACCGGAAACACATTTATAAGTCAAGAATATGTATCACGAATAAACAAAGTTACTGACTCAGACTGGGAATCGAACTTGGACTCGGTAGTAGAGCGATCCAACCTACTAAGCTAGACCAGCGAGTGTGATAAATGtactgtaatttattttgttaaagccATAAATTTATTGATTCCTGTTTCTAAAAGTGCTTTAAAATTCCAGTTGCCCAGAAAAATCAAAAGAAGACAAATGTACATAAGAAATTAGATAGTGAaagtactaaaattaatacgaaGACATCATCAAGTTTGTGCAAAAGTCGCAGTAACACACTCAATTCTATTAGACCAGTCGATGGGCAGTCTCAATGTAGTAGTGTCCAAAGTAGCAAATCATTAAAATTTGCCACAGTAAGTACTGTTTAAACTTTTTtacattatgtttttattgcaaattCCCTGTTTGGTACAAACATGTAAATACCACATACTTGGCCTACTCCTttgcaaaattattataaatttcttcTACGAGTAGATAGCTATATGGTACTATAACATGTTtgcgagaagctggaatagccccttaaactACCAGTAAATATGTAGGGAAAAAAGGTACTGTCAGCATTATTTTAATGCTCAATATTAATTGTAGTAATTGTAACATTATATGCCCTAGCTCATGTACTTATTCACTGTATTTAAAAGAATTTTTGACAATGGGCTAGGtagtaattgttttttaacTTAGTGACAATATTACCACATTACTGTGCACATGCAGTTGTGGGTTCAGTCTTTATAATGAAATGTATGAAAAAGTCGTCAATTGCTGTGTATAAAATATGaacaaacataatataaattataagcgAGTTAATTAATTTCAGCCCAAAGCTTTCAAAATTACCAAAGCTCCTAACAGCAGCATTAAGAAAACATTAACATgtcccaaaaataaaatattaccacAGGATGAATTAGTTCAAGCACAAGATGTTGAAATAAGGTGAgtcttgtaaataattatttcaattagCTGATAAATTCACTTgatcttaaaatttatttagtataattaaatactattttatttcagaaataAGGACCAAACCATATGTGAGTATAACAAGCAAATAGAAGATTACAAAAATGAGATAGCTCAACTTCAAGAAATTTTAAAAGAACTTGCAACTAAATTTAGGCAATCTCATAACAATATTGATTTCAATGAAATTGACAGAAAACTTTCTAAGCTTAGAATTAATAACACAAATTGCCACACGGAACATAATGCTGTTCAAGGTACAGACGCTGAGAAAGTTTCTGCCATGATAAATGATATGAGAAGTAGGATTATTgaacttgaaaaaaaatgtgaagCACTTGACAATGAAGTGTATGATAAGCAGATGGAATTGTCATCACTGGAAGAAGTGATCACTGTAAGAGATAGTTTGTGTAAAGATTTACAAGAAAAATTAACAAGCAATGAATTAACATTAGCTGAAACACAGCAGAGATTGGAGATGGTTAAGGGACACCATGCTTTGGCACTGGAAGCTAATGAAAGTATCAGGAGAGAGTACAAAATAGAATTGGAAGCTCTAAAGACTAAATTGGATGAAGAAAAACAAGCCATTATCAGTAAATGTAAAGTTGATCAAGAAaatcttaaaacaaaacataatgcATCAATTGAATCCTTGAAAAACCAAATGTTAAAAGAGAAATGTGAGGCTTTAGAACAACTCCATAGTCAATTGATTATTAAAGAACAGGAAATGAAAGCGAAACTTGAACAAATTGAGGAATCTGCTAgtgaaaaacttaaaatatgtgaaatacagtTTGAGGAGCGGAGCCAAAGCATTCAAGAGCATTGCTCGCAGCAAGAGAAAACTATACAATATTTGGAACAAGAGATAAAAGAGTTAAAATATACTTTAGATTTAACCAACAATCAGAATTCCGATTTGAAACAGGAATtgaacaatttgaaaaattgtaaAGATGAATTGTCAACtgaaaagtttaattttattgaagaaaTAAAGACTTTAAAAGATGAGCTAATTGAGAAAACTATTAACTATGAAAATgaaaagaataaattaaatcttGCAGTGGAAAAAGCTATCAAAgagaaaaacaaatttgaaacaTCTTTGTCAGTAACAAGAGATATTGTACACGTTTTAACATTGCGATTGCGAGAATCTGACAGTGAATTAGAACAATTGGAAGACCAAGTACAGATGTTAA includes:
- the RpS10 gene encoding ribosomal protein S10 isoform X2, which encodes MLMPKQNRVAIYEYLFKEGVMVAKKDYHAPKHTELEKIPNLQVIKAMQSLKSRGYVKEQFAWRHFYWYLTNEGIEYLRIFLHLPPEIVPATLKRSVRTETVRRGPVGRPDAPARSAEDRSAYRRTPAAPGVAPHDKKADVGPGSADLEFKGGYGRGRPAS
- the LOC101738577 gene encoding splicing factor 3A subunit 2, encoding MDFQNRPGGKTGGGGVASWSESNRDRRERLRQLALETIDLNKDPYFMKNHLGSYECKLCLTLHNNEGSYLAHTQGKKHQANLARRAAKEAKEAPQQLAPEKPRIEPKKFVKIGRPGYRVTKQKDPETGQQSLLFQVDYPEIAEGVIPRHRFMSAYEQKIEPPDRRWQYLLFAAEPYETIAFKVPSREVEKHDSKFWTHWNKDTKQFFLQFAFKMDQLRMPPPHPKMWEGHSMRLPPPPGAPMLGVPPPPPLLPVPPPPPSM
- the LOC101737912 gene encoding uncharacterized protein LOC101737912, which gives rise to MFSKAKRFEPLVAQKNQKKTNVHKKLDSESTKINTKTSSSLCKSRSNTLNSIRPVDGQSQCSSVQSSKSLKFATPKAFKITKAPNSSIKKTLTCPKNKILPQDELVQAQDVEIRNKDQTICEYNKQIEDYKNEIAQLQEILKELATKFRQSHNNIDFNEIDRKLSKLRINNTNCHTEHNAVQGTDAEKVSAMINDMRSRIIELEKKCEALDNEVYDKQMELSSLEEVITVRDSLCKDLQEKLTSNELTLAETQQRLEMVKGHHALALEANESIRREYKIELEALKTKLDEEKQAIISKCKVDQENLKTKHNASIESLKNQMLKEKCEALEQLHSQLIIKEQEMKAKLEQIEESASEKLKICEIQFEERSQSIQEHCSQQEKTIQYLEQEIKELKYTLDLTNNQNSDLKQELNNLKNCKDELSTEKFNFIEEIKTLKDELIEKTINYENEKNKLNLAVEKAIKEKNKFETSLSVTRDIVHVLTLRLRESDSELEQLEDQVQMLTSAKEVLENELTTYKNTLNNTVRECDEYKEALVNILKSKAALTKEHTRIMEHNVTLIESLQNVEKEAYRELGTIKNELIEDVELLKKESNSQIKFLREEVEKKRVLCEMATEHAGQATAAAEQSRVLLAQAAADLSRLENENERYQQQIQDQQSLVVELSLLRQENEELTMTVAKQSSIIDKLKKDLEQSQYTPKSPSVLRKSLKVGKENMQTISPLRERNL
- the RpS10 gene encoding ribosomal protein S10 isoform X1; its protein translation is MLMPKQNRVAIYEYLFKEGVMVAKKDYHAPKHTELEKIPNLQVIKAMQSLKSRGYVKEQFAWRHFYWYLTNEGIEYLRIFLHLPPEIVPATLKRSVRTETVRRGPVGRPDAPARSAEDRSAYRRTPAAPGVAPHDKKADVGPGSADLEFVSPILLCRIIVDWIEKLQAPETYSRLQ